The following coding sequences are from one Paenarthrobacter ureafaciens window:
- a CDS encoding acetyl/propionyl/methylcrotonyl-CoA carboxylase subunit alpha, producing MFSKILIANRGEIAVRVIRSCRSLGIKSVAVHSEADSASMHVREADEAVNLGAGAASENYLNIERIIGAALETGAEAIHPGYGFLSENAAFAKAVVDAGLAFIGPSPEAISTMGEKVAARAVAVAAEVPLAPGSRDAISGAADVIAFGAQHGYPILVKASAGGGGRGMRLVESEEQAEEAVAAAVREATAAFGNGEVYLERYLTSARHVEVQVFADKLGNTVYVGDRDCSVQRRHQKLVEESPAPGLSAELRAAMGAAAVRLAEQVGYTGAGTVEFLVEGENFYFLEMNTRIQVEHPVTEMVHGVDLIAEQIKVAAGEELSIRDSLVPQGAAIEARINAEDVAGGRFLPAPGLIEELKAPEGEGLRFDAGYQSGDEVLPYYDSLIGKLIAYGPDRETALARLEQGLQELLVRGVPTTVPASLAVIRHEDFKSAQFTTRWLEEKVDFSEEPEEEEPLARNEVEVGGRFYIIPQFSDRPGAFAGATAAYPAAPAEEASAGQRTRSTRARGKGKASDGSVKAPMQGTIIKVNVEEGQMVAPGDVLFVLEAMKMENPIQAPAAGIVGPIHAVVGDSMAAGTLLTQLVLEGAA from the coding sequence ATGTTTAGCAAAATCCTGATCGCCAACCGTGGCGAAATTGCCGTACGGGTCATCCGCAGCTGCCGTTCGCTTGGCATCAAGTCCGTGGCTGTCCACTCCGAGGCCGACTCTGCGTCGATGCACGTCCGCGAAGCCGATGAGGCCGTGAACCTGGGTGCAGGCGCAGCCAGCGAGAACTACTTGAACATCGAGCGCATCATCGGCGCAGCCCTGGAGACCGGCGCAGAGGCGATCCACCCCGGCTACGGCTTCCTCTCTGAAAACGCAGCCTTTGCCAAGGCTGTGGTGGACGCCGGACTGGCATTCATCGGCCCCAGCCCCGAAGCCATCTCCACCATGGGAGAGAAGGTGGCTGCCCGCGCTGTTGCGGTCGCCGCCGAGGTGCCTCTTGCACCCGGCTCACGGGACGCGATCTCCGGTGCGGCCGATGTGATCGCTTTCGGCGCACAGCACGGCTACCCGATCCTGGTGAAGGCCTCTGCCGGCGGGGGAGGCCGTGGCATGCGCCTCGTGGAGTCGGAGGAGCAAGCTGAGGAAGCCGTAGCCGCAGCGGTCCGTGAAGCGACCGCAGCCTTCGGCAACGGGGAAGTTTACTTGGAGCGGTACCTGACCAGTGCCCGGCACGTAGAGGTGCAGGTCTTCGCGGACAAACTGGGCAACACCGTCTACGTGGGTGACAGGGACTGCTCCGTGCAGCGCCGCCACCAGAAGCTCGTCGAAGAGTCACCGGCCCCGGGCCTGTCCGCGGAACTGCGTGCCGCCATGGGGGCCGCCGCAGTCCGGCTTGCCGAGCAGGTCGGCTACACCGGAGCAGGAACCGTGGAATTCCTGGTGGAGGGGGAGAACTTCTACTTCCTGGAGATGAACACCCGTATCCAGGTGGAGCACCCGGTCACCGAGATGGTGCACGGCGTGGACCTCATCGCGGAACAGATCAAGGTTGCCGCCGGCGAGGAACTCAGCATCCGTGATTCGCTGGTGCCGCAGGGTGCCGCCATCGAGGCCCGCATCAACGCCGAAGATGTCGCCGGCGGACGATTCCTCCCCGCTCCGGGACTCATCGAGGAGCTGAAGGCACCTGAAGGCGAGGGGCTCCGTTTCGATGCAGGCTACCAAAGCGGTGACGAGGTCCTGCCTTACTACGACAGCCTGATCGGCAAGCTCATCGCCTACGGCCCGGACCGCGAGACCGCGCTGGCCAGGCTGGAACAGGGACTCCAGGAACTGCTCGTCCGCGGCGTCCCCACCACCGTCCCCGCCTCGCTGGCAGTCATCCGGCACGAGGACTTCAAATCGGCTCAGTTCACCACCCGCTGGTTGGAAGAGAAGGTCGACTTCTCGGAGGAACCGGAAGAAGAAGAACCACTGGCCCGCAACGAGGTTGAGGTGGGCGGCCGGTTCTACATCATTCCGCAGTTCTCCGACCGCCCGGGAGCTTTCGCGGGCGCCACGGCTGCGTACCCCGCCGCTCCCGCCGAGGAAGCGTCGGCCGGGCAGCGGACACGCAGCACCCGGGCCCGCGGCAAGGGCAAGGCCAGTGACGGCAGCGTCAAGGCCCCCATGCAGGGAACCATCATCAAGGTCAACGTCGAAGAAGGCCAGATGGTAGCCCCGGGCGATGTCCTCTTCGTCCTTGAGGCGATGAAGATGGAGAACCCCATCCAGGCGCCGGCGGCCGGCATCGTAGGACCCATCCACGCAGTGGTCGGCGATTCCATGGCCGCAGGAACCCTGCTTACCCAGCTCGTCCTGGAAGGTGCAGCCTGA
- a CDS encoding fumarylacetoacetate hydrolase family protein, which produces MKLATIRTENGTRAAVLDGGKLVPLDFTDVGAWLRAGAPEWSGLAAGSPVSPDDADFAPVITEPRKIICVGLNYRDHILEMGRELPEHPTLFAKFSDSLIGAHDDIVLPPGSASVDWEAELAVVVGTTVNRADQTEARNAVAGFSVANDVSARDFQRRTPEWLQGKTFDQTTPLGPYFVTSDETGAEPDLDISCSVDGVTKQHSRTGELVFGPVELIQYISAITTLRAGDVILTGTPGGVGDGMNPKEFLEAGSILETSINTLGSASNRCVLR; this is translated from the coding sequence ATGAAACTGGCAACAATCCGCACTGAAAACGGAACGCGGGCGGCAGTGCTCGACGGCGGCAAGCTGGTTCCGCTCGACTTCACCGACGTGGGGGCCTGGCTGAGGGCCGGGGCTCCGGAGTGGTCGGGATTGGCGGCCGGCTCACCCGTCAGCCCGGACGACGCCGACTTCGCGCCGGTGATTACCGAACCGCGGAAGATCATCTGCGTCGGGCTGAACTATCGGGACCACATCCTTGAGATGGGCCGGGAACTGCCCGAACATCCCACCCTGTTCGCCAAGTTCTCCGACTCACTGATCGGAGCGCACGACGATATCGTGCTCCCGCCCGGCTCTGCCAGCGTCGATTGGGAAGCGGAGCTGGCCGTGGTTGTCGGCACCACCGTTAACCGCGCGGACCAAACTGAGGCGAGGAACGCCGTCGCCGGTTTCTCGGTAGCCAACGATGTCAGCGCCCGTGACTTCCAACGCCGCACGCCGGAGTGGCTCCAAGGCAAGACGTTCGACCAAACCACACCCCTGGGCCCCTACTTCGTCACCTCGGACGAGACAGGAGCTGAGCCGGACCTCGATATCAGCTGCTCCGTGGACGGGGTCACCAAGCAGCACTCTCGCACAGGGGAACTGGTCTTCGGCCCGGTGGAGCTCATCCAATATATTTCGGCCATCACCACGCTGCGGGCCGGAGACGTCATCCTCACCGGCACCCCGGGCGGGGTTGGAGATGGAATGAACCCCAAGGAGTTCCTTGAGGCCGGTTCCATCCTTGAAACGAGCATCAACACCCTCGGCTCCGCGAGCAACCGCTGCGTCCTCCGCTGA
- a CDS encoding acyl-CoA carboxylase subunit beta, with translation MSTTITEVEASTATAEAPTVHELLQEKLEQSRLGGSEKNRKKIIESGKLLVRERLALLFDDNEYIEDGLLARFEDGLPGDAVVIAFGRVDGRQVCVIANDYSVKAGTWGNRTFEKITAAQEKSNAAGIPLIYLFDSAGARIDEQFESFAGRHAWGNIFYNQVQISGRVPQVCALFGPSPAGSAYVPALCDMTIMVRGHATAYLGSPRLAEMVTGEKVTLEEMGGAEMHCSVSGLGDVLVEDDAEAIAAIRVWLSFLPANWEQPAPLAPALEPRPGRTLQEIVPLREAEVFDMEEFVESLVDEGSWFPYKELFAPEMLTGFARIGGRPVGLVGNQPKHMGGSIFPDSSDKAARFIWICNAYNIPIIFLVDIAGYMIGSAVERQGIIRHGAKMIFAVSECRVPRITVLVRKAYGGGYLAMSGAPMNPDAVIALPTARPALMGPDAAVNGVYYNQIHEIEDPEERRKFIAEKQAEYAEGIDVFKIANANAVEAVVPANELRSDLMVRLDLYGRRKAVPVERRQAVTPA, from the coding sequence ATGAGCACCACCATCACGGAAGTAGAGGCGTCGACGGCGACCGCCGAAGCCCCCACCGTGCACGAACTTCTCCAGGAGAAGCTCGAACAGTCGCGGCTGGGCGGTTCAGAGAAGAACCGAAAGAAGATCATTGAATCCGGCAAGCTGCTGGTGCGTGAGCGCCTCGCCCTGCTGTTCGACGACAACGAATACATTGAAGACGGCCTGTTGGCCCGGTTCGAAGACGGGCTCCCGGGAGACGCCGTCGTTATCGCGTTCGGTCGCGTCGACGGCCGCCAGGTGTGCGTCATCGCGAACGACTACAGCGTCAAGGCCGGCACTTGGGGCAACCGGACCTTCGAGAAGATCACCGCAGCCCAAGAGAAGTCCAACGCCGCGGGAATCCCGCTCATTTACCTGTTCGATTCCGCCGGTGCGCGCATCGACGAGCAGTTCGAGAGCTTCGCGGGCCGCCATGCCTGGGGCAACATCTTCTACAACCAGGTCCAGATCTCCGGCCGTGTCCCGCAGGTGTGCGCACTCTTCGGTCCGTCCCCGGCCGGTTCGGCTTACGTTCCCGCGCTGTGCGACATGACCATCATGGTCCGAGGCCATGCCACGGCCTATCTGGGTTCGCCCCGCCTGGCCGAAATGGTCACCGGCGAGAAGGTCACTCTTGAGGAAATGGGTGGCGCGGAAATGCACTGCAGCGTCTCCGGCCTGGGTGACGTCCTGGTTGAAGATGATGCAGAAGCCATCGCCGCAATCCGCGTTTGGCTCAGCTTCCTCCCGGCCAACTGGGAGCAACCCGCACCCTTGGCCCCCGCCCTTGAACCGCGCCCTGGCCGCACGCTGCAGGAGATCGTCCCCCTTCGGGAGGCCGAGGTCTTCGACATGGAGGAGTTCGTTGAATCCTTGGTGGATGAAGGCAGCTGGTTCCCGTATAAGGAACTCTTCGCGCCGGAGATGCTGACCGGCTTCGCCCGAATCGGTGGACGTCCAGTGGGCTTGGTGGGAAACCAGCCGAAGCACATGGGCGGCTCGATCTTCCCTGATTCCTCGGACAAGGCCGCACGCTTCATCTGGATCTGCAACGCCTACAACATCCCCATCATCTTCCTGGTGGATATTGCCGGGTACATGATCGGTTCGGCCGTGGAACGCCAGGGCATCATCCGTCACGGCGCCAAGATGATCTTCGCAGTCTCAGAGTGCCGCGTCCCGCGCATCACCGTGCTGGTCCGCAAGGCCTACGGCGGCGGCTACCTGGCAATGTCCGGCGCTCCCATGAACCCGGATGCCGTCATCGCCCTCCCGACGGCCCGCCCCGCCCTCATGGGCCCGGACGCTGCCGTGAACGGCGTCTACTACAACCAGATCCACGAAATCGAGGATCCGGAAGAGCGCCGCAAGTTCATTGCCGAGAAGCAGGCCGAGTACGCCGAGGGAATCGACGTCTTCAAGATCGCCAATGCCAACGCCGTTGAGGCTGTGGTCCCCGCCAATGAGCTGCGCTCGGACCTGATGGTCCGCCTGGACCTCTACGGCCGCCGCAAAGCCGTGCCGGTGGAGCGCCGCCAAGCTGTCACGCCGGCCTAG
- a CDS encoding MBL fold metallo-hydrolase, with amino-acid sequence MEITGTRQREAWLNKVQPPVENVGEGLWSIPVVFPGNPMRYTLSYLLFSGPDYLVIDPGFDSPQGRLDLQAGLRAAGVGLTDVTGIVATHFHTDHLGMASWLRRRSGAWLALGQAEQRHISVFDDPAVESEADRARMRSWGVPEGRLDEAAMNVDKLMHLKQLADPDLRLGDGDAVPIHGRPLTVVETPGHTPGHICLRDAGREVFLSGDHVLPRISPNVSLEIRGDADPLRSCMESLGRLEAETHFEVLPAHEYRFRGLRDRVLALKSMNLERSEEVMRELEAQGNPTVWSVASRLTWSRGFDSLGNLQLRLALSETAAHLQYLRTSGVNHTVEGLPTAEPALIGTAHRGVGSNCAGLNC; translated from the coding sequence GTGGAGATCACCGGCACGCGGCAGCGCGAGGCGTGGTTGAACAAAGTCCAACCTCCTGTCGAGAACGTCGGCGAAGGGTTGTGGTCCATCCCCGTAGTGTTCCCGGGCAACCCCATGCGTTACACGCTGTCCTACCTTCTTTTCAGCGGCCCTGACTACCTTGTCATCGACCCGGGCTTCGACAGCCCGCAAGGACGGTTGGACCTGCAGGCAGGCCTCCGGGCAGCCGGTGTTGGGCTGACAGACGTCACGGGCATTGTGGCGACGCACTTTCACACGGACCACCTGGGAATGGCGTCCTGGCTGAGGAGACGGTCAGGCGCCTGGCTTGCGCTGGGCCAGGCCGAGCAGCGCCATATCTCTGTCTTTGACGATCCCGCCGTCGAGAGCGAAGCGGACCGGGCCCGCATGCGCTCGTGGGGCGTCCCCGAAGGCCGGCTCGATGAAGCTGCCATGAACGTGGACAAGCTAATGCATCTCAAGCAGCTTGCGGATCCGGATCTTCGGCTGGGCGACGGTGACGCGGTCCCCATCCACGGTCGGCCGCTCACCGTCGTCGAAACCCCCGGCCACACACCCGGCCACATCTGCCTCCGCGACGCCGGCCGCGAAGTCTTCCTCAGCGGAGACCACGTACTGCCGCGCATCTCCCCCAACGTTTCCCTGGAGATCCGCGGCGACGCCGACCCCCTGCGCAGCTGCATGGAATCCCTTGGGCGTTTGGAGGCGGAGACGCACTTCGAGGTCCTGCCGGCCCACGAATACCGCTTCAGGGGACTCCGGGACCGGGTGCTGGCACTGAAATCCATGAACTTGGAGCGCTCGGAAGAAGTAATGCGGGAACTGGAGGCGCAGGGGAACCCCACTGTGTGGTCAGTCGCGTCGCGGCTCACGTGGTCCCGCGGCTTCGATTCCCTGGGGAACCTCCAGCTCCGGCTGGCCCTCAGCGAAACAGCCGCCCACCTTCAATACCTGCGCACTTCGGGCGTGAACCACACCGTTGAAGGGCTCCCGACGGCGGAACCCGCCTTAATAGGGACGGCCCACCGGGGCGTGGGGTCGAACTGCGCAGGCCTGAACTGCTGA
- a CDS encoding alkene reductase — protein sequence MFDQLFQPMDLGGQTLPNRMVLPPLTRSRAGDNGVPTPLMAEYYRQRSGAGLVISEGTVVSPQGASYARVPGLYSEHQVQGWRPVVAAAKSQGAAVYAQLWHVGRQAHSSVQPDGGKPCAPSAIAITGWQYRSPQGRVPFEEPRELSIHGIREIVEQFAVAGRNAMAAGFDGVELHAANGYLFDQFLNSSSNRRTDQYGGSVENRLRFLNEVIDAVSSHVPANRIGVRISPSSTWMDVFDPDKRALYCALVRSISPRGLAYLHLVEPGIAGAVDSADHAEPITSSELGALFDGPVIVTGGHTPRTAAATIGSGEADLVGFGRLFISNPDLPLRVRLGAELAGLRPEGLYGGGPKGYTDYPALQTAN from the coding sequence TTGTTCGATCAGCTTTTTCAGCCAATGGACCTTGGCGGCCAGACCCTGCCCAATCGCATGGTCCTTCCGCCCCTGACGCGAAGCCGGGCCGGGGACAACGGCGTCCCCACTCCCCTCATGGCGGAGTACTACCGTCAGCGCTCGGGTGCCGGGTTGGTCATCAGCGAGGGCACGGTGGTTTCACCGCAGGGCGCTTCCTACGCAAGGGTGCCCGGGCTTTATTCAGAGCATCAAGTACAGGGCTGGCGGCCCGTGGTGGCAGCGGCAAAGTCCCAAGGAGCTGCGGTCTATGCCCAGTTGTGGCATGTGGGACGGCAGGCCCATTCTTCCGTGCAGCCCGACGGCGGCAAGCCCTGCGCGCCGTCGGCCATCGCCATCACGGGATGGCAGTACAGGAGCCCGCAGGGCCGGGTCCCCTTCGAAGAGCCGCGTGAGCTCAGCATCCACGGAATCCGGGAAATCGTGGAGCAGTTCGCCGTGGCAGGACGCAACGCCATGGCTGCCGGCTTTGACGGAGTGGAACTGCACGCGGCAAACGGCTACCTCTTCGACCAGTTCCTCAACTCCAGCTCGAACCGACGGACCGACCAATACGGCGGATCCGTGGAGAACCGTCTGCGCTTCCTCAACGAGGTCATCGACGCCGTCAGTTCCCATGTGCCTGCAAACAGGATCGGCGTGCGCATTTCGCCATCCTCAACGTGGATGGACGTCTTCGATCCTGACAAGCGCGCCCTTTACTGTGCCCTGGTCCGCAGCATCAGCCCGCGCGGCCTCGCCTACCTCCATCTGGTGGAGCCGGGAATCGCCGGAGCAGTGGACAGCGCCGACCACGCAGAACCCATCACCAGCTCCGAGCTGGGCGCACTCTTCGACGGTCCCGTCATCGTCACCGGCGGGCACACACCGCGAACAGCGGCAGCGACCATCGGATCCGGGGAAGCGGACCTCGTGGGCTTCGGAAGGCTCTTCATCTCCAACCCGGACCTGCCGCTGAGGGTCCGGTTGGGTGCCGAGCTGGCCGGGCTCCGCCCTGAAGGCCTTTACGGCGGCGGGCCCAAGGGTTACACAGACTATCCCGCACTTCAAACTGCCAACTGA
- a CDS encoding class I adenylate-forming enzyme family protein: MRTIGDWIRLNSRRNPAREAFVGVDGRVTFGEAAERAWQLARGLRDAGVVHGTGVGVLAGNSVFNAEAFFGTAAAGGVYIAYNWRWAPAELAAGILETEAKVILAEEAHLPLLEEALQILAEGDKELPMVVRQGREIEALRVGTGPIEDVATPESALCIIYTGGSTGTPKGVVLSHRSAMANAINEMYDCGVGSRENERGLIVTPLFHSAGLLCWLVPHFIAGATSVIAEKFTEESVVDLVGRESITNTFMIPNMMRKLMDTGVLGDPAIRKNLKAVHTGAGLLRMPDKQLFTEMLPGTELYFRYGLTEAGPMVTRLKPSDMLDPAVDGSIGTEYFLVEAQLQDPLGQEVAPGELGEICVRGPGIMTGYYGRPDATAEAMLGGWLHTGDLATRDERGYFYFRDRLKEMIKTGGENVYSAEIEQILHMHPSVLEAVVVGVPDPKWDEEVRAVVVLRSGVSVDAAELSAFLRQHLAGYKIPKKMVFMRPEELPRSAAGKLVKSQLKVNLGWNA, translated from the coding sequence ATGCGAACTATTGGAGACTGGATCCGGCTGAACAGCCGACGCAATCCCGCGAGGGAAGCGTTCGTCGGCGTCGACGGCAGAGTCACCTTCGGCGAGGCCGCCGAGAGGGCGTGGCAGTTGGCCAGGGGACTGAGGGACGCGGGCGTGGTCCACGGCACGGGCGTGGGAGTACTGGCCGGAAATTCAGTGTTCAACGCCGAAGCCTTCTTTGGTACCGCCGCTGCCGGGGGTGTCTACATCGCCTACAACTGGCGGTGGGCCCCGGCTGAGCTGGCTGCAGGGATCCTGGAAACGGAAGCCAAGGTCATCCTCGCCGAGGAAGCGCACCTTCCGCTCCTCGAAGAGGCGTTGCAGATCCTCGCCGAAGGCGACAAGGAACTGCCAATGGTGGTCCGGCAGGGTCGCGAGATCGAGGCGCTTCGCGTCGGCACCGGCCCCATCGAAGATGTGGCCACACCTGAGTCGGCTCTGTGCATCATCTACACCGGCGGCAGTACGGGTACCCCCAAAGGCGTCGTATTGTCCCACCGCTCGGCCATGGCGAACGCGATTAATGAAATGTACGACTGCGGAGTCGGCAGCCGGGAAAACGAACGCGGACTGATTGTCACTCCGCTCTTCCATTCCGCAGGCCTGCTGTGCTGGCTCGTGCCACATTTCATCGCGGGCGCCACGAGTGTCATAGCGGAGAAATTCACTGAAGAATCCGTGGTTGACCTGGTCGGCCGGGAGTCGATCACCAATACGTTCATGATCCCCAACATGATGCGCAAGCTCATGGACACGGGCGTCCTTGGCGATCCGGCTATCCGCAAGAACCTGAAGGCCGTGCACACCGGCGCCGGCTTGCTTCGCATGCCGGACAAGCAACTCTTTACGGAAATGCTCCCTGGAACGGAGCTCTATTTCCGCTACGGCCTCACTGAAGCCGGTCCCATGGTCACCAGGCTCAAGCCCTCGGACATGCTGGATCCTGCGGTGGACGGCTCGATCGGTACGGAGTACTTCCTGGTGGAAGCCCAGCTGCAGGATCCCTTGGGACAGGAAGTGGCTCCTGGAGAACTCGGCGAGATCTGCGTGCGCGGGCCAGGCATCATGACCGGCTACTACGGTCGCCCGGATGCCACGGCAGAAGCAATGCTGGGTGGTTGGCTGCACACCGGAGACCTCGCTACCCGCGATGAACGCGGCTACTTCTACTTCCGCGACCGCCTCAAGGAAATGATCAAGACGGGCGGGGAAAATGTGTACTCAGCCGAGATCGAGCAGATCCTGCACATGCACCCCTCCGTCCTGGAGGCCGTCGTCGTCGGTGTTCCGGATCCCAAGTGGGATGAGGAAGTCCGGGCTGTCGTGGTATTGCGCAGCGGAGTCAGCGTCGATGCCGCAGAGCTCTCGGCGTTCCTTCGCCAGCACCTGGCCGGCTACAAGATCCCCAAAAAGATGGTGTTCATGCGACCGGAGGAACTGCCCCGGTCCGCAGCAGGAAAACTGGTGAAGAGCCAGCTCAAAGTAAATCTGGGATGGAACGCATGA
- a CDS encoding EthD family reductase, whose amino-acid sequence MIKVVAVLKAKEGVSRDEFLYKWNVEHPVLVRKLPGLRRYRQNPAIEHRKEWPFNGMAELWFDSVAGVKIAYSGEEARKLFEHEHEFLADMQWFLAEEVEVDLEPVEAVPVS is encoded by the coding sequence ATGATCAAAGTGGTGGCAGTCCTCAAAGCCAAGGAGGGCGTGAGCCGGGATGAGTTCCTGTACAAGTGGAACGTCGAACATCCCGTCCTGGTACGCAAACTTCCCGGGCTGCGGCGCTACAGGCAGAACCCGGCGATCGAGCACCGCAAGGAGTGGCCGTTCAACGGGATGGCCGAGCTCTGGTTCGATTCGGTTGCTGGTGTGAAGATTGCGTACTCGGGTGAAGAAGCCCGGAAACTGTTCGAGCACGAGCATGAGTTCCTGGCCGACATGCAGTGGTTCCTGGCTGAAGAGGTCGAGGTTGACCTTGAGCCTGTGGAAGCAGTCCCTGTTTCGTAA
- a CDS encoding SDR family NAD(P)-dependent oxidoreductase: protein MSEQNTATQRNLNVLITGAAGGMCRGINKRLGNAGHTLVCVDLDLERCQAAVDELRAQGINAHAFAADVTREDDVERLRAAVNETVGEVHALVNAAGILDRKMLLDHSVASFSRAIDINLVGPFALIRAFAEDLLAANWGRIVNVSSIAGTTGYPYPSYAASKAGLSNLTRSLLVDFWGTGITVNSVCPGVVDTPMVIREVRDQVPNKVPTGKIVDPDEIGALIAFLLTDDARSINGADLVIDGGATQVFRLFDPAQG, encoded by the coding sequence ATGTCCGAGCAAAACACCGCCACGCAGCGCAACCTCAATGTGCTGATTACGGGAGCCGCGGGCGGTATGTGCCGCGGTATCAACAAGCGGCTGGGCAACGCCGGACACACGCTGGTGTGCGTCGACCTGGACCTGGAACGCTGCCAAGCCGCCGTCGACGAACTCCGCGCACAAGGAATCAACGCTCATGCGTTCGCCGCGGACGTGACGCGGGAGGACGACGTCGAGCGGTTGCGTGCCGCTGTCAACGAGACGGTGGGTGAGGTCCACGCACTGGTCAACGCTGCCGGAATCCTGGATCGGAAGATGCTCTTGGACCACAGCGTCGCGTCCTTCTCACGGGCGATCGACATCAACCTGGTGGGGCCGTTTGCGCTCATCCGAGCCTTCGCGGAGGACCTGCTCGCCGCCAACTGGGGCCGTATTGTCAACGTCTCCTCCATTGCCGGGACCACCGGCTACCCCTACCCGAGCTATGCCGCATCCAAGGCCGGGCTCTCCAACCTCACCCGCTCGCTGCTGGTGGATTTCTGGGGCACCGGCATCACCGTCAATTCCGTGTGCCCGGGCGTAGTGGACACACCCATGGTGATCCGGGAAGTGCGCGACCAGGTTCCCAACAAGGTACCCACAGGCAAGATCGTGGACCCCGATGAGATCGGCGCCCTGATTGCGTTCCTGTTGACTGATGATGCGCGGAGCATCAACGGCGCGGACCTGGTGATCGACGGCGGGGCCACCCAGGTCTTCCGCCTGTTCGACCCCGCCCAAGGCTGA
- a CDS encoding TetR/AcrR family transcriptional regulator codes for MTELVERSSAEVIRAEAAKLFFERGYDATSLRQVAAASGLRVGSLYNHIDSKEHLLLQIMGGIMNDLMASMKLAIDFDGDAVARLRAALAAHLKFHAERAREVFIGNAELRSLSKEARDVVIAKRHEYELLLQDLIEEAGRAGLADVVDARLHVYSFVAQATHIAGWFKPGGRMSLDEIVEIYTRMALRELRVEGA; via the coding sequence ATGACGGAGCTTGTGGAGCGGAGCAGCGCCGAAGTAATTCGGGCCGAGGCCGCCAAATTGTTCTTCGAGCGCGGGTATGACGCCACCAGCCTGCGCCAGGTTGCCGCGGCGTCAGGGCTCCGCGTGGGGAGCCTTTACAACCACATCGACAGCAAGGAGCACCTGCTGCTCCAGATCATGGGCGGCATCATGAATGACCTGATGGCTTCCATGAAGCTGGCGATCGACTTCGACGGTGATGCCGTCGCCAGGCTTCGGGCCGCCCTGGCCGCGCACCTGAAATTCCATGCTGAGCGCGCCCGCGAAGTCTTCATTGGCAACGCCGAATTGCGCTCCCTTTCCAAGGAAGCGCGGGACGTGGTGATCGCCAAGCGCCACGAGTATGAACTGCTCCTGCAGGACCTGATCGAGGAGGCCGGCCGCGCGGGGCTGGCCGATGTGGTGGATGCGCGCCTTCATGTTTACAGCTTTGTTGCCCAAGCAACGCACATTGCAGGGTGGTTCAAGCCGGGCGGGCGCATGTCCCTGGACGAAATCGTGGAGATCTACACCCGCATGGCCCTCCGTGAGCTCCGCGTCGAGGGTGCCTGA